The Synechococcus sp. CC9605 sequence TGATTCCGGTGATGCTGCTCTGCATTTGGACCCCTGTTATCCGTCCCACACCGGTGGATTGCACCTTGCAGGAGCCCGGACCAAGGCCTTGGCCCTCTCCCCCGATAACGACTGGCGGCCGGATCTGTCGACCATCAGCCCCCAGCTCTGGGATCAACTGAAGCTGTTTGTTTTGGGGTACCCCCACAACCCTTCAGCCCGGGTGGGGGATCAGGAGGATCTCAATCGCATCACGGCGATCGCGGCTCGGCACGACGTGGTGATCGCTCACGACAATCCCTATGTGGATCTCGCCCTGGATGGAGAGCCTCCCGCTCTTCTGAAGGCTCCGAGCTGGAGGGAGTGCGGCATTGAATTCTTTTCCCTCTCGAAGGGCTGGTGCCTTGGGGGATTCAGGCTCGGTTTCGCGGTTGGTGCTGCACCGCTGATTGCCGCCCTGCGTCGCGCCAAGGCCGTCATCGATTTCAACCAGAGCCTGGCACTGCAGCAGGGTGCGATCCAGGCCTTGCAATCCTTCCCCGATTGGCCGCGGCAACTGCATCCGACCTATCGCGAACGACGGGATCGAGTGGTTGAGACCCTCAGGGCACGCGGTTGGTCAGTCCCTTGTCCAGAGATGGCGATGTACCTCTGGTTCCCCTTGCCTGATGCGGCCCATCGTCGGGGGTGGAGTGATGAAGATGCCGCTAGGGAACTGCTTCAGCGCAGTGGTGTCGCCTTGACCCCTGGGTCTGGGTTTGGTGACGGCGGTCGTCAGTGGCTGCGCATGGCGCTGGTGCGGCCGGTGAATGAGTTGGTAGAGGTTGCAGAGCGTCTGGCGGATGCAATGGATGACTGATCCACGGCTGCCGCAATATCGAGGCCCACACCGTGGTGGTGGCCGGTTGGTGGCGATGTATCGCCGCCTCGCTGGTGCCTCGGCACGCTGTTGGGCCATCCGACACGTGCCTGTGTGCAGCAGCACGGAGGAGCTGCTGGGGACCTGGTTGCGCGATCAGCCGTCGTTGATGGGGCCTCGCGCCGTCATTGCCACCCACCAACGCCGGGGAGTCGGCCAGTCGGGGCGCGCCTGGGTTTCTCCGCCAGGTGGTGTCTGGATCAGTGCTGCCTTGCCCTGGCGGGGCCATGGGTCTGGTCAGGCCGGCTTGCTTGGCTTGGCGCTGGCCCTGTCGGTGCTGCAACGGCTTGAGCAGCGGGGCCTTTCGGTTCAGATCAAATGGCCCAACGACCTGTTCGTGAACGGCCGCAAATTGGCGGGCCTTCTGCCAGGGGTGGTGCAGCGGGGCTCTCAGCTGCGTTTGCTGCGCATCGGCCTGGGCCTGAATGTGCGGAATGCAGTTCCTGGCCATGCCATTGCCCTGAGAAGGCTTGAAGGGCAGCTGGCTGCGGATCCGATCCGGTGGACGGCGGAGGTTTTGCTGGCCTTCGATCACTGTCACGGCATCGGAGGCGATGGGGCCTGGTGCCTCGATGGCGTTCAGGCCCGGCTCTGGTCCGATCAGCTCGTCCATCCTCAAGACGGTCAGATTTGGAGAATTGCTGGCCTTGAACGCGATGGAGGGCTGCGGTTGCGTCAGGGTTCAAGGACTGAAACCTGGCGCCGCTGGCCCTGAGTTGGTGTCCCATCCATAGGATTTCTTGGCACAACCGTCTTGTCCCTTGCTGGCTTGGTTCGCGCTGATCTGGATGTTGGTTCCAGCCGCGGCTGCGCAGGGTTTTGATCAGTCGCTCGATGGTCTGGTTCGCCAACGGGTGATCACGTCCCAGGAGCGCAAGCTGCTCCGGGGCGGTGGCGTGGCGGTTCCCATGGAACGGAGCCGTTTCGAGGAGGCCTGTCGCACCGGTGCTCTGTCCCGGCAGGACTGCGCTTCCAGGGTGGCCAGGCGTTCGCCGGGGGCACCGGCTTCAGCACGGGTTCGCTTGATCCCCTCCCGCCAACCGTTGCGTGTTCCCGTGTCAGCGCTTCTCGCCCGCGATGGCGGCACCTTTCGGCTCGAATCCGTCTTTGCGGTCACGCCCCGTCCGCTGCCCGCCCCCGGCAATGGTGACCGTCAACTGCTCTTCCCGGTGGTTGGAGACGCTTTTAAAAGCAGTGGGTTTGGTTGGCGTCTGCATCCGATCCTGGGGAGCTGGCTGATGCATGCCGGGCGGGACTTTGCAGCACCGGAGGGCACGCCGGTGGTGGCTGCTCTTTCAGGGCAGGTCTTAAGCAGTGGTCTTGCCGGTGGCTATGGCGTCGCCATCGAACTGGAACACACCCAGCCTTTGCGCCGCACGCTCTATGGCCATCTCTCGGAGATCTATGTGCGACCCGGTCAGCCGGTGCGCCAGGGAGAGGTGATTGGCCGCGTCGGCAGCACAGGTCTCAGCACAGGGCCACACCTGCATTTCGAGTTGCGCACACCATTGCGGGCCGGTTGGCAGGCCGTTGATCCAGGGGATCTGGATCTTTCCGCCGTGATGCGTGCCAACAACGATCCTGTTTCGCTGCTGCTGGGCCAGGTGTTGCGCAGCCTTGAACGGGATCAGCCCTAGCCCACAGCTACGTCGAGCGAAACAGAGACGTCAGTTCGTCTGTTCCCTGAGGATGAATCCAACACCGCGCACGGTGTGGATGAGGGTGGGCGCATCATCCAGTTCGACTTTTTGACGCAGGTAGCTGATATAGACGTCGAGAAGATTGTCGTCCCCACAAAAATTTTCTCCCCAAACACCGTGCATGATTTCCTGGCGTTCAAGCACGCGGCCTGCGCCCCGCATCAGGAAATTCAGCAGGTCGTATTCTTTCACCGACAGTCGGATCGCACGATCTCCCCGCATCACATCCCGGGTTCGCGTGTTCATGCTGAGGTCGGCGACCTTGAGAATTTCGTTGACGTCTGGGCCGCCTACGAGGCCTGAGAATGTTTCAGCGCGGCGGTGCATTGCCCGCAGGCGCGCCATTAATTCGTCGATGGAAAATGGCTTGATCAGGTAATCATCAACGCCGGCTTCGAGAGCCTTGACGCTCCTGTGGCTTCGGAGGATCTGGAACGCTGGTCTGCGCCGTTTGTCCGGGGCAAGCCCGAACGGGATGGCGAAAGGGTGGAGGGCCCTGGTTTGGGGCTCGCCTTGGCGCGCGAACTGGTGAGGGGGTGTGGAGGAACGCTGGAGCTCCACCAGAAGCCCTCATCGGAAGGAACCACCACGATTGTTCGGTTGCGACTGAAAGTCAGAACATCGAACGGGTCTGGAGCAGTTGTGGCAACTGTTCGAACAGATCCGGCTTGAGCACGTAGGCCTCCGCTCCATTCGCCAGAGCTTCGTGTTTCTTGTCGGCGTCATTGAGAGCCGTCACGATGACCACCCTCAACGCAGGCTGGGAAGCGGCCTGGAGCTGCAGCTGTTTCAGGCAGGCCAAGCCGTCCATGCCGGGCAGCATCAAGTCCAGCAGCAGCAGATCGAAACGATCAGAGCCGGCTTCGTCGAGAAAGTCTTCTGCGGATCCGAAGCGGATGCAGGTGTGCCCCTCATCGGTGATCTCAGCACTGATCAGCTGCTGGATGCGCGGGTCATCCTCCACGACTGCAACACGAAGAGCCTTGGGGGTCTCCTCCATTAGCGCAGGGGCACTGCACTCATTGTGGGCATCCTGTGAGCGCTCGACCATCCTGGAAGCGAGCAATGCGTTGAGCTCGGGCCGCCACATCGTCTTCATGGGTCACCATCACCAGGGTGATGCCCTGTTGGTGGAGTTCATCAAACAGTTCCAGCACTTCGGCGGTGGTGTTGGAATCCAGGGCCCCTGTGGGTTCGTCCGCCAGCAGCAGACTGGGGCGGTTGATGATGGCCCGGGCGATGGCCACCCGTTGTTGCTGGCCTCCGGAGAGCTGATTGGGCTTGTTCTCCAAACGCTGCGCCAGACCAACGCGGCGCAGGGCCGATTGGGCCCGCTCGATCCGTTCCTCTCTGGGCACTCCCGCATAGATCATCGGGAGCATCACGTTCTCCATGGCGCTGGCGTGGCCGAGCAGATGGAACTGCTGAAAGACAAATCCGAGCGAGCGGTTGCGCACGTCGGCTAAGGCATCGTCATCCAACTGTTCAACGGCCATGCCATTGAGCCGGTATGTCCCGCTGGTGGGCCGGTCGAGGCAGCCAAGGATGTTCATTGCCGTGCTCTTGCCTGAGCCGCTGGCCCCCATCACCGCCAGGTAATCCCCCTCTTGGACGGTGAGATTCAGTTGGTCAAGGGCTTTGACTTCGAGATCACCAGACCCATAGATCTTGCTGATCCCCTTGAGCTCAGCAACCGGCTGCTGCACAGCCTCAGCCAAGACCCTTCAGGCTGGACAGGGCTATGGCCTGCTGAAGCAATGGCGTTCCTGCAACAGCTGTATTGGCCCACTGGAACAGGGGATTGGAAAGGATTCCGCCAACTGCGGTAATCGCTACACATCCAATCAGGGCAACCCGAAGCGGCTGCATGCCCATCAACGACCAGTTCACGTCCGGATAGGCCTTGACCACATCGGAGGCTTCCTGAGGCTCCTTCACCACCATCATCTTGATAACGGAGATGTAGTAATAGATCGACACCACGGAGGTGACCAGGCCAACCACTACCAGCAGATATTCGTGGTTCGCCCAACCGGCAAAGAACAGGTAGATCTTTCCGAAGAAACCCAGCATTGGCGGAATGCCACCCAGAGAAAGCAGGCAAAGACTCAGGCCTAGGGTGATCAGGGGATCCTTCTGGTAAAGCCCGGCGTAATCAGAGATTCGATCGCTTCCTGTGCGGATCGAGAAGAGGATGATGCAGGCGAAGGCCCCCAGGTTCATGAATAGGTAGGCCGCCATGTACAGAACCATGGCCGCGAAACCGTCCTCGGTGCCGCAGACCATGCCGATCATCACGAAGCCGGCCTGGCCGATCGAGCTGTAGGCCAGCATGCGCTTCATCGAGGTCTGGGCGAGGGCAACAACGTTGCCCAGGGTCATGCTCAACACCGCCAGAACGGTGAACAGCAATTTCCATTGATCGTCGAAGGCACCAAAGCAACCCACCAGGATGCGAAGAGCCAGAGCGAATCCGGCTGCTTTGGAACCCACTGAAAGGAACGCCACCACAGGGGTTGGTGAGCCTTCGTAGACGTCAGGCGTCCACTGGTGGAAGGGAACGGCTGCGATCTTGAATGCAACGGTGGCCAAGACGAACACCAGGGCCAAAGCAGCCAGAGGTGTGGTGCTGGTTTGGAGAGCCAGGCCGATGGTGTCGAGGCTGGTGCTGCCGCTTAGGCCGTACAGCAGGGAGGAGCCATAGAGGAAAACAGCAGCGGCTGCCGATCCCACGAGCAGATATTTGAGTGCTGCTTCCGAGCTGCGGGCATCCCGCTTCATGTA is a genomic window containing:
- a CDS encoding aminotransferase class I/II-fold pyridoxal phosphate-dependent enzyme; translated protein: MPTSKRLASLGNAVFARVDAAKQAYRLEASSLERPGLVDLSIGSSDLRPPTTLLDTMASAVMAFDSSSYCLQAGLRPFHAAVADWCRHRFDVAVDPDHEVQLLVGSQEGTAHLPLALLDSGDAALHLDPCYPSHTGGLHLAGARTKALALSPDNDWRPDLSTISPQLWDQLKLFVLGYPHNPSARVGDQEDLNRITAIAARHDVVIAHDNPYVDLALDGEPPALLKAPSWRECGIEFFSLSKGWCLGGFRLGFAVGAAPLIAALRRAKAVIDFNQSLALQQGAIQALQSFPDWPRQLHPTYRERRDRVVETLRARGWSVPCPEMAMYLWFPLPDAAHRRGWSDEDAARELLQRSGVALTPGSGFGDGGRQWLRMALVRPVNELVEVAERLADAMDD
- a CDS encoding biotin--[acetyl-CoA-carboxylase] ligase, yielding MQWMTDPRLPQYRGPHRGGGRLVAMYRRLAGASARCWAIRHVPVCSSTEELLGTWLRDQPSLMGPRAVIATHQRRGVGQSGRAWVSPPGGVWISAALPWRGHGSGQAGLLGLALALSVLQRLEQRGLSVQIKWPNDLFVNGRKLAGLLPGVVQRGSQLRLLRIGLGLNVRNAVPGHAIALRRLEGQLAADPIRWTAEVLLAFDHCHGIGGDGAWCLDGVQARLWSDQLVHPQDGQIWRIAGLERDGGLRLRQGSRTETWRRWP
- a CDS encoding M23 family metallopeptidase; this encodes MLVPAAAAQGFDQSLDGLVRQRVITSQERKLLRGGGVAVPMERSRFEEACRTGALSRQDCASRVARRSPGAPASARVRLIPSRQPLRVPVSALLARDGGTFRLESVFAVTPRPLPAPGNGDRQLLFPVVGDAFKSSGFGWRLHPILGSWLMHAGRDFAAPEGTPVVAALSGQVLSSGLAGGYGVAIELEHTQPLRRTLYGHLSEIYVRPGQPVRQGEVIGRVGSTGLSTGPHLHFELRTPLRAGWQAVDPGDLDLSAVMRANNDPVSLLLGQVLRSLERDQP
- a CDS encoding winged helix-turn-helix domain-containing protein, whose amino-acid sequence is MELQRSSTPPHQFARQGEPQTRALHPFAIPFGLAPDKRRRPAFQILRSHRSVKALEAGVDDYLIKPFSIDELMARLRAMHRRAETFSGLVGGPDVNEILKVADLSMNTRTRDVMRGDRAIRLSVKEYDLLNFLMRGAGRVLERQEIMHGVWGENFCGDDNLLDVYISYLRQKVELDDAPTLIHTVRGVGFILREQTN
- a CDS encoding response regulator; the encoded protein is MEETPKALRVAVVEDDPRIQQLISAEITDEGHTCIRFGSAEDFLDEAGSDRFDLLLLDLMLPGMDGLACLKQLQLQAASQPALRVVIVTALNDADKKHEALANGAEAYVLKPDLFEQLPQLLQTRSMF
- a CDS encoding ABC transporter ATP-binding protein, translated to MAEAVQQPVAELKGISKIYGSGDLEVKALDQLNLTVQEGDYLAVMGASGSGKSTAMNILGCLDRPTSGTYRLNGMAVEQLDDDALADVRNRSLGFVFQQFHLLGHASAMENVMLPMIYAGVPREERIERAQSALRRVGLAQRLENKPNQLSGGQQQRVAIARAIINRPSLLLADEPTGALDSNTTAEVLELFDELHQQGITLVMVTHEDDVAARAQRIARFQDGRALTGCPQ
- a CDS encoding NAD(P)H-quinone oxidoreductase subunit N — protein: MPDMGAFLLATQATAAPGELLNLSLNASAVLPEGAVLLAMIATLLVDLAGEKVATRWVPPICYAGLGTSLVLLALQWNAPLEPSFLGAFLADNLAVAFRAVIALSTLLSLLISWRYAVKSGTPVGEYAAILLAATLGAMLLCGATDLVSVFISLETLSVASYLLSGYMKRDARSSEAALKYLLVGSAAAAVFLYGSSLLYGLSGSTSLDTIGLALQTSTTPLAALALVFVLATVAFKIAAVPFHQWTPDVYEGSPTPVVAFLSVGSKAAGFALALRILVGCFGAFDDQWKLLFTVLAVLSMTLGNVVALAQTSMKRMLAYSSIGQAGFVMIGMVCGTEDGFAAMVLYMAAYLFMNLGAFACIILFSIRTGSDRISDYAGLYQKDPLITLGLSLCLLSLGGIPPMLGFFGKIYLFFAGWANHEYLLVVVGLVTSVVSIYYYISVIKMMVVKEPQEASDVVKAYPDVNWSLMGMQPLRVALIGCVAITAVGGILSNPLFQWANTAVAGTPLLQQAIALSSLKGLG